One segment of Planctomycetota bacterium DNA contains the following:
- a CDS encoding aminotransferase class IV — MQVWLNGRILPLEKAMISPLDRGFLFGDGVYEMVRFFDRVGMAMAAHIERLDRSLRLSRIEGFDASGLPALCESLLDAEDLRDASVYLQITRGAAATRSHLPPAGIQPTVFAMASPCGALSTLEAAEPIALSVQPDQRWQRCEIKSISLMGSILPMLEARVHGAEEAILVRDGRVSEGSSSNVFVVRGREVATPPIDSDPAILHGTMRTLAIDAARQIGLKVAIRPVMEAELAAADEIWITSSRRVLAGCVALNGAPFGGGRPAKLGDDVVRAMRRAVENLLVKIP, encoded by the coding sequence ATGCAGGTTTGGCTCAACGGCCGCATTCTTCCCCTTGAAAAGGCCATGATCAGCCCGCTGGACCGCGGGTTTTTGTTTGGCGACGGCGTCTACGAAATGGTTCGCTTCTTCGATCGCGTCGGCATGGCCATGGCGGCGCACATCGAGCGCCTCGACCGCAGCCTGAGGCTTTCGCGCATCGAGGGATTCGACGCCTCCGGGCTGCCCGCGCTCTGCGAGAGCCTGCTCGATGCGGAGGATCTGCGCGACGCGAGCGTGTATCTGCAGATCACCCGCGGCGCGGCCGCCACGCGATCGCATCTGCCCCCCGCCGGCATCCAACCCACAGTCTTCGCCATGGCTTCACCCTGCGGCGCATTGAGCACGCTCGAGGCCGCGGAGCCGATCGCGCTTTCCGTGCAACCCGATCAGCGCTGGCAGCGCTGCGAGATCAAGTCGATCAGCCTGATGGGCAGCATCCTGCCCATGCTTGAGGCGCGTGTGCACGGCGCGGAGGAGGCCATCCTGGTTCGCGACGGTCGGGTCAGCGAGGGATCGAGCTCGAATGTCTTCGTGGTGCGCGGCCGCGAGGTCGCCACGCCGCCCATCGATAGCGACCCGGCGATTCTCCACGGCACCATGCGCACGCTGGCGATCGACGCGGCGCGGCAGATCGGCCTGAAGGTCGCCATCCGGCCGGTGATGGAAGCGGAGCTTGCGGCGGCGGACGAGATCTGGATCACCAGCAGCCGCCGCGTGCTGGCGGGATGCGTCGCGCTCAACGGCGCGCCCTTTGGCGGCGGCCGTCCGGCGAAGCTGGGCGACGACGTCGTCCGCGCCATGCGCCGGGCGGTGGAAAATCTCCTGGTCAAGATTCCCTAG
- a CDS encoding BtpA/SgcQ family protein produces the protein MNDSSAFLGVPRCLIGMVHLAALPGSPRSELRVSEIARQAVIEAKLLEKAGFDAILIENMNDLPYLRRNVGSEITAAMTACALSIRAAVEVPIGLQILAGANCEAMSAAHACGASFIRAEGFALAAIADEGIFDQADAGPLLRHRKMLGAERVLIAADVLKKHSSHAITSDLSAAEQTRTLMFCGADAVIVTGSATGQPVNFEQLGLVKEVSRVPVLVGSGARADNVSELLEIADAIIVGSDLKRGGRWQNPIDPARAKAFVKAARR, from the coding sequence ATGAATGACTCGTCCGCGTTTCTCGGCGTCCCCCGCTGCCTGATCGGCATGGTGCATCTGGCGGCGCTGCCGGGATCGCCCCGCTCGGAGCTGCGCGTCTCGGAGATCGCCCGCCAGGCGGTGATCGAAGCCAAATTGCTCGAGAAGGCCGGCTTCGACGCCATCCTGATCGAGAACATGAACGACCTGCCCTACCTGCGGCGGAATGTGGGCAGCGAGATCACCGCGGCGATGACGGCCTGCGCCCTGTCCATCCGCGCGGCGGTCGAGGTGCCGATCGGGCTGCAGATCCTGGCCGGTGCGAATTGCGAGGCGATGAGCGCGGCCCACGCCTGCGGCGCCTCCTTCATCCGCGCCGAGGGCTTCGCGCTGGCCGCCATCGCCGACGAGGGGATCTTCGACCAGGCCGACGCGGGGCCGCTGCTGCGCCACCGCAAGATGCTGGGGGCCGAACGCGTGCTGATCGCGGCCGATGTCCTCAAGAAGCACTCGAGCCATGCCATCACGTCGGATCTCAGCGCCGCCGAGCAGACCCGCACCCTGATGTTCTGCGGCGCGGACGCGGTCATCGTGACCGGCAGCGCCACCGGGCAGCCCGTCAACTTCGAGCAGCTGGGCCTGGTGAAGGAGGTCTCGCGCGTGCCGGTGCTGGTGGGTTCGGGGGCGCGGGCCGACAACGTTTCCGAGCTGCTGGAGATCGCCGACGCCATCATCGTCGGCAGCGACCTGAAGCGCGGCGGTCGCTGGCAGAATCCGATCGACCCGGCGCGAGCCAAGGCTTTTGTGAAGGCGGCACGGCGATAG
- a CDS encoding type III pantothenate kinase, whose product MSALLAISVGNTCTSFGRFVDRKLVASERVENAQEQAIVDGIATAWGELADPDAIVVIASVNDAFAAPLKSKIEKRLKTEVLRIGSDLPVPIGICLDAGATPGQDRLLAAAAAYDSLKQAVVVVDAGTAMTVDFVDGEGVFHGGAIIPGAALQLKSLHEHTAALPRVAFAQPDPKEPFGRNTAAAMLLGVYEGMRGAMHRLVERYAEHYKAFPMVVVTGGDADVLFTDDDLVDRHVPDLVLMGIRVAAEKSIEEDSSDHDASVDAREE is encoded by the coding sequence ATGTCCGCACTGCTCGCCATTTCCGTCGGCAACACCTGCACCTCCTTCGGCCGTTTCGTCGACCGCAAGCTGGTGGCGTCGGAGCGCGTCGAGAACGCGCAGGAGCAAGCCATCGTCGACGGCATCGCGACCGCATGGGGCGAGCTGGCCGACCCGGACGCGATCGTGGTGATCGCCAGCGTGAATGACGCCTTCGCCGCGCCGCTCAAGAGCAAGATCGAGAAGCGCCTGAAGACCGAGGTGCTGCGCATCGGCAGCGACTTGCCCGTGCCCATCGGCATCTGCCTGGACGCCGGCGCCACTCCCGGCCAGGACCGGTTGCTCGCCGCCGCCGCGGCCTACGACTCGCTCAAGCAGGCGGTCGTGGTGGTCGATGCGGGCACCGCGATGACCGTTGACTTCGTCGATGGCGAGGGTGTCTTCCACGGCGGAGCCATCATTCCCGGCGCCGCGCTGCAGTTGAAGTCTCTTCACGAGCACACGGCGGCGCTGCCCCGTGTGGCCTTCGCCCAGCCCGATCCCAAGGAGCCCTTCGGAAGAAACACCGCGGCGGCGATGCTGCTGGGTGTCTACGAAGGAATGCGCGGCGCCATGCACCGGCTGGTGGAGCGCTACGCCGAGCACTACAAGGCCTTTCCCATGGTGGTGGTCACCGGCGGCGACGCCGACGTGCTCTTCACCGACGACGACCTGGTCGACCGCCACGTGCCCGACCTGGTGCTGATGGGCATCCGCGTGGCGGCGGAGAAATCCATCGAAGAGGACTCGTCCGATCACGACGCCTCCGTCGACGCGCGGGAGGAATGA
- a CDS encoding 50S ribosome-binding GTPase, translated as MTVGGGMASWLTAGGAGAIAAFQVDAEPPLLAGALGIDLPAIGEAGLRRICDLDDAVVLRTSARTLLVTPHGGARIRQRLVRALMDAGVAFASPEQRAPEEIYVEAANELEARMLQAVAQAASADAIPLLLAQPGRWKLFGEPTSQDLPRSQRLRCLIHPPTVVLAGAPNAGKSTLLNALVGRTAAVASPVAGTTRDFVSARVLLAGLTCRVVDAPGFATSDDAIEQAAIARARRELAEADLVIALAAPHQAWPSFEQDRVLRIRTMSDLPRSAPSIGDNGNALRVSAKTGEGLIEFARAIREILVPAADLASNRPWQFW; from the coding sequence ATGACCGTGGGCGGCGGCATGGCCAGCTGGCTCACCGCGGGAGGCGCCGGCGCGATCGCTGCCTTTCAAGTCGATGCGGAACCCCCGCTGCTTGCCGGCGCGCTGGGCATCGATCTGCCTGCCATCGGCGAAGCGGGCCTGCGCCGCATCTGTGATCTCGACGACGCAGTGGTCCTGCGCACGAGCGCGAGGACGCTTCTGGTCACGCCACACGGCGGCGCCCGGATTCGTCAGCGCCTGGTTCGGGCCCTGATGGACGCCGGCGTCGCGTTCGCATCGCCCGAACAACGGGCGCCTGAAGAGATTTATGTCGAGGCGGCCAACGAACTCGAGGCGCGCATGCTCCAGGCGGTTGCTCAGGCGGCAAGCGCCGACGCCATCCCCCTCCTGCTGGCCCAACCCGGGCGATGGAAATTATTCGGCGAGCCGACGTCGCAAGACCTGCCCCGCTCGCAACGGCTTCGATGCCTCATCCATCCTCCGACGGTGGTCCTTGCCGGCGCACCGAACGCGGGCAAGAGCACGCTGCTCAACGCACTGGTCGGCCGGACCGCCGCGGTTGCGTCGCCCGTCGCGGGCACGACGCGCGATTTCGTCTCCGCCAGGGTCCTGCTGGCTGGGCTTACTTGCCGCGTGGTCGACGCGCCGGGCTTTGCCACGTCGGATGACGCCATCGAGCAGGCGGCGATCGCCCGCGCTCGTCGCGAGCTCGCCGAAGCCGATCTCGTCATCGCGCTGGCCGCGCCGCACCAGGCCTGGCCTTCCTTCGAACAAGATCGCGTGCTCCGCATCCGAACCATGTCCGATCTGCCCCGCTCCGCGCCTTCTATCGGTGACAATGGCAACGCACTTCGCGTCAGCGCGAAAACCGGCGAGGGTCTGATCGAATTTGCCCGGGCCATCCGCGAAATCCTCGTGCCCGCCGCCGATCTCGCCAGCAACCGACCCTGGCAATTCTGGTAG
- a CDS encoding transporter substrate-binding domain-containing protein: MRGIRLFSVAAGAALLIAAALATGCASAGKTPDSKHQRGIESLDNREPLKVGVIDLPPYAFRSGGGHWSGLAVTLFHQIAKSSSLKYSFVEFKDMPELVRAIESNSIDLAAIAVDPTPEYELIMNFSNSFDESGTSIVIRKQKSLPFLEMIEQIWQSNIPAFTGIVLLVLCVVGILVGFAERKKNPSHFGGSFLGTIGEGLWWSSSTMSTVGYGDRVPTTRRGRALGGLWMLISFGLMTVLAGMFSSVLTMSQFNSLIRSVNDLAQTRCGAVENSAAYDDGKDLKLAMSPYSTQEDALTALAKGEIGAVLGDTVQMRWILEQPEWKGLAMLPAPLVTLYAAFPISNSVDQRTLDVINFHLLKITDSPEWENIRHLFLGAQHE, translated from the coding sequence ATGCGAGGAATCCGACTCTTTTCCGTGGCCGCCGGCGCCGCACTGTTGATCGCGGCCGCGCTCGCGACCGGCTGCGCCAGCGCCGGCAAGACACCGGATTCCAAGCACCAGCGCGGCATCGAAAGCCTGGACAATCGCGAGCCGCTGAAAGTCGGCGTGATCGACCTTCCCCCCTACGCGTTCCGATCGGGCGGCGGGCATTGGTCGGGCCTGGCGGTCACGCTCTTCCATCAGATCGCCAAGTCCTCCAGCCTGAAATACTCCTTCGTGGAATTCAAGGACATGCCGGAGCTGGTGCGGGCCATCGAATCGAATTCCATCGACCTGGCCGCGATCGCGGTGGATCCCACCCCCGAATATGAATTGATCATGAATTTCTCGAACTCGTTCGACGAGAGCGGCACCAGCATCGTCATCCGCAAGCAGAAGTCGCTTCCGTTCCTGGAGATGATCGAGCAAATCTGGCAATCCAACATTCCCGCCTTCACCGGCATCGTGCTGCTGGTGCTCTGCGTGGTCGGCATCCTGGTGGGCTTCGCCGAGCGGAAGAAGAACCCGTCGCATTTCGGTGGAAGCTTCCTGGGCACCATCGGCGAGGGGTTGTGGTGGAGCTCCTCCACCATGAGCACGGTGGGCTACGGCGACCGCGTGCCGACCACCCGCAGGGGCCGCGCGCTGGGCGGGCTGTGGATGCTGATCTCCTTCGGGCTCATGACGGTCCTGGCGGGCATGTTCTCGAGTGTCCTCACCATGTCGCAGTTCAACTCGCTCATTCGCTCGGTCAACGACCTGGCGCAGACCCGGTGCGGCGCCGTGGAGAATTCCGCCGCGTACGACGACGGCAAGGACTTGAAGCTCGCCATGAGCCCCTACTCGACGCAGGAAGATGCTCTGACCGCCCTGGCCAAGGGAGAGATCGGCGCCGTGCTGGGCGACACCGTGCAGATGCGGTGGATCCTGGAGCAGCCCGAATGGAAGGGTCTGGCCATGCTGCCCGCGCCGCTGGTCACCCTGTATGCCGCGTTTCCAATCTCCAACAGCGTGGATCAGCGCACCCTCGACGTCATCAATTTCCACCTGCTCAAGATCACCGACTCACCGGAGTGGGAAAACATCCGCCACCTCTTTCTCGGAGCCCAGCATGAATGA